From the genome of Nicotiana sylvestris chromosome 1, ASM39365v2, whole genome shotgun sequence:
gaatactttagaaattcaattaagtttctttgagacttactacaacacaatatcttattgataatcaattttattcctccaaaatagtaataattggctcttTCAAAGGTCTCAATTAATTTGGTACTActacatattcatcaacatccatacggtgaatatctcttttaaggagaaagttataccattatggtcatggtcaaaatcattaTAGGCAAGATATGTTGCTTCTATTACGTTTGCCATGTAATAATCACATTGCCATAATATTTTGGCTAATCACAATAGGTACGTGATCAATGACCATCCATACCATAATTatgaaattattttcttatttcatctcAAACCTCATTCTAGAGatgagtgtggtatattcactaccgctaacacgttcatattcttccaagaatgaaaatgtattcataaatcacatggtgtcacattcacatcatgaatggaccataatcctCTATATATATGCTTTACAAAATCACATGTCAAATCAATGACAAATATTACATTCAcaaagtgaaggattattttgagaatccttattgatctcattaccacaatgagacaattataatttcgtctattatcACGTTCACATCCATTGATATCTTCacggtaataattttgtctttttTCAGACGTATCATAtattgctatcacattctcttaaggaaATGGGAATGAAGTAAATTCAATGGGACGAGTTTTCAATTCTTTACCCACAATCATACAtaaatttgatcatggcaaggcatagaaattttaccactttgggtgattataatttctttcaaactccattagagttacaatcaaaatttatcgtctttacttgtatttaaaatcaaattatagaatgtcaagaatttaaaagagaaaaataaagaaaaatacttaccttaaatccagagtttaatcatgaaggaagttcatggaacaattgacaatcattatgttcaatcccaaagcttatactcaattggttagagactcgtactgataacgtgttatgaaataataaaagaaggaGAGTATTACATAAAAAAGAAGGGAGGGAGAATTCTTGTTGATTTTTGGGATCAATTACAATGAAATAGGAcctctctatttatagggaaagagtGACTTAGTCATCAAATAACAAACCCTAAagtctctctaaaatatagatattcaccttaaataaaactctatttataacaTTAATAACATTTTAACAAATCAGATAATGTTTTCATAAAAAAAGTTTGAGTATTAATAAGAATGATAATAACGTACAAAACTTAAAAGTTAAGATAGCTACAGAAAAATTAACTAATGTCTATAAGCAAGAATAGTTAATGCCAATTAAATACGAAAAATTACTTTTTCAAAacctttttcttaaaaaattattCACGTAATATCACAAACTTAAAACtataaagaagttgagaacttttggtatttGTGAGGTACAATGAAGAGATTTTCTTGTTTGATCTTATATATAATTATCCCCGTGACACATAATAAGTGGGCATGTTTATTCAGGCCAAAAAATAAACACTATTGTATGAGGTAGAAATAAGTTAGAGCCATATAATTAACATGAGATACAATATTACACTCGCACCATCCCAAATTAACTGTTCTATTACGATTTTGGCTTGCAAGGAGATTATGAGGCTATTGTACAATAACCATATGGGGTAGACATAATTTAGAGGCttgaatttaattaattaaatttactACAGTACAAGCATTGAGTAGGTAAAAGGGTATTTTTTTCGGATATTAATTTAGTAGAGAAAACTTAGCTATATCGAGTATTCTTAATAAACTATATAACTTTattataattaaaaaatttattaataaaattaaaatatattcTGATTAACTATAATTAAGTGAAAACAATTATATAAGAATTGTTATAtagtattttatttatggtgaatgtctaaaTTTTAGAAAGATTttagggtttgttacttggtgactaagtcacattttccctataaatagagtgttctattccattgtaattcatcctaGAATTCAATAAGAATTACTCTCTTTCTTTGCAATATCGTTcttcttattttattattttattacacATTATCAGcgcgagactctaaccaattgagtagaagccCTGGGATTGAGCAtgatgattgtcaattgttccatgaacttccttcatgattaaattctggatttaaggtaagtattttactttattattctcttttaaattcttgaatttctataatttgattttaaatacaagcaaaaacaataaattttgattacaactctaatggagtttgaaagaaattataaccacccaaagtggtaaaatttctatgccttgtcatgatcaaattcatgtatgattgtgggcaaagaagTGAAAATCCGTCCAATTGAATTTtcttcattctcattcccttaagagaatatGATAGCAGTAtatgataagtctgaaagaagacaaaattattaccgtgaaggtattaatggatgtggacgtggtaatagacgaaattataatcgtctaTTCtggtaatgagaataataaggattctcaaaataatctgtcactatgtgaaagtaatatttgtcatcgatttgacatgagattttatagAGCACATGTAGATGATTAtagtccattcatgatgtgaatgtgataACATCTGATTTATGAacacatattcattcttggaagaatatgaacgtgctagtggtagtgaatataccacactcacctctagaaggaggtttgagatgaaataagaaaataatttcattattatggcatgaattaTCATTGATCACGTACCTATTGTgattatgccaaaatattatgGCAATGTAATTATTACAAGGCAAAAGTAATAGAAGCAACATAACTTTCCTAtaatgattttgaccatgaccataatggtataattttcttcttgaaagagatattcaccatatggatgttgataAATATGTAGCGGGGTAATATGTATGTAAAAAATTACTCGTTTTATTCTTCAGTTTGTACTACTTAAATAAAAGTATGCAACAATAAAATAGAAGTTTATTAATATAAAAACCCATATAATAATAAACTTGaattttattgataattgcacacgtcatggTATAAACCTGAAGGTTATCAATATTGAATTCATCCAGGTGGCATAACCAATTTAGCCATATCAGTTTAaatatgatgtgcaaaaataaaagagaattcacatgggtaaatattaaagaactagaaagttctttacgaataaATAGACCaattaaaattgggattgaatctcatgaatgctggaaatatcaaaggtgaatataagctcattcacctgccatgtatgctacataagatgcatctatgagatggttatatgtgcgattattattaacccgcaacctGGCCGGTGTTtacgaggtaacttgctcaataatttaatttcgagcataatttccagatttctattcaagacagttcatcttgataagttggtttacatcacagttgaTTTAGCAAgataatttattgagtgcctctaCTTAATAACTAAATtgttgcttatgagaacaaataTATCTATATCAGTTCGATATAGATTATAaacgaaagtatattacattctcccctcacaagtggttcagggttaggaaccaaataattttattttattattattgatgtgcggtgtatattttgattagcACCATAACGCACAAAGATAAGTTCTCAACGTTGaggaaacaagttagtttttctaacacgAGAGGGAGACAcgataaacagttgagaaaaagttacatggaatgaattatcatgtgtacatctagatcctcgaataaaataatatgaacttgaagttcataaaaagataattcatctgcaatatattgcaaagcattcCAGACGCATTTGCTAACCTAGAGAAAGTAACTGTATTCTCACTACAAATGCTCCTATTAGAATAAGTCTATGATACGTTTAAAacgtatagacaaatcggttcAAATAAAATTCTTGATAAAGAATATGAGCAAATGATCAAGAAGATCACATggcataacacttcataaaatctcaggagagattcaggtacctgaatatatgaatgaagagatctctatgttatgtttAGATGAAAATAAGGaggttggaaccgatataaaatatttgtcgacgacatctatgatagcgctaaatatatatgaggatcttaagtctggAGAAACAATTtcgaatagaattggtttcatatgaaagcCATGCAGTTTTGAACGTGTagttcaaatacttgaaagtataaaaTCAATGGCATGTGCAATCAATTTTCGATATCTTATTTGTCtagtatgacatgaaaacttgatatgcatctaactaaagtctattatatgacttaacttatatgacaatccttaaaggatttaaatcgcttgaagcatatacaattcttggtcctgaagtaccatatcctaAGTGCTATTTGCGCACATATGTCTTTTACTATAACTATAAgcattgtgagcacgtgacttttgcctcacaagaactactccaaaagaaatcacaaataattttttttctttgtatgcaattttgaatttttcgtggcattttatttgtgcatgattattttattttaaatagggaaaaatacaaaaaatagtaatgTAGGTGCATATGCAGCTCGGAGTTAATGTGGCGTTTTAGAAATCATGggcttatataaaaaaaaataataacaaatatatacaaaaatacatttaggattttttatatttttatataatttctTCGGCGTTTAATGTCTAATTGTGTGAGATTACTTCTAATTAGTGTTTAATATTATGTGATAATACTTATTAGGAATATTTgagcattttaattaatttttaattgattttattaattagtgaaaatgaagaaaagaacaaaaataggaagaaaattgGACTGGGCcattttaattgaaaaaaaaaacatcagGCCCAAAATAAAGCATTTACCCGGCCCAGGTCTGTCAACCCAAAgaccatcaaacgacgtagtatagggcaaaTACTACGCCGTTTGATGGTGCCCGGTCAGTTAACTTCAATAATAAACCATACGACGTTGTATGGTTAAATTTGATCGGGGTCGTTCGTTGTTTCTGATCCAATGGCCCCCAGAGCTTTGACCAAACCCGATCCCACAACCCGGTCCACTTTTACCCGGTGAACCCGGTCTCTCAAAGAGACCAAATGACACCGTTTATTTAAATGAattaatccaggccattgatctcaattgatccaacggccaggatccatccaccccacccctatataaattcAATCCCTCACCCCAGCCCCCTAACCAAACCCCTTTTGTtttcctgttcatcatcgtccctaaGACTATgcccccaaaaccctagccgccctagctccccctcgcctgaaacccggcggcaactacGCTGTCGGTCACCAAACCAACACCCTAAGACCACCTGACCACCCTCTATCCAAATCTGGtaaccacttagctcgaatcttcctggagtttctcgaatcttcatttgaagatttgagccaaactcagatccaaaccaaccagTCCCTAATTAACACCACAGCACCCCCTAACCACCCTCGTTATAGATCTGTTGGttgttcacctcgaatcaccctacagcgtctcgaatcttcaatcgaagattcgagcatgacctaaacctaccccaatgtaccccaaactcacaccaatcactctcctaacctcactcgtaaccaaaccaaacttggtttggttcaAATCTGACTAGAAGTGGCTGAGCCCTAAATCATaccctcaagaaccctaaaatcccaaatcttGGAATCTGCCCAAATTGAAtagaaggttggggtctaatcgaccttaatcgaagtattttcagttgagaatacttcgactaaggtttgTTTGATTTCAAAGtgcctgaatcagagtttcgaagaTTGGGTCCGTATAATTCTGTTATTATGaggtattttctttctttccttcgtgtttgttttcattatttaCGTATCTGTTTATTTACTGTGATGATTTTGATTGCTTTTAGTCAAATTGACTCTATTCATTTTCAAacgaccttttatttggtccgaTTCTGTCTGTTATTTATAGTCGCCTTAACTATATGTGTTATGAATTGTGAAATCAAGTCCTAAATTGCGTCGCTTAATTAATTCCCTATTAGTCTATAAGTTCGTCAATAGCACTGTTTGATAGTTGCTTTGTTACTGATTTGTTTAAGTGTCAATTGTAATATGTAATCAATTAATTGAATAGGTCGTTCATATAATTTGAGTCACTTGGCATCCTGTTGATATTAGTGTCCGAGTGGTCTCATGTGTGTGGTGTTTGATCCTTTTTCTCTTAATTAGTCATCATCTTGCTGCATATATTTCCGTTCAATGTATTTACAATGTTCTGTATTTAGGATTTGTGTTAGTTTATTCCCTGTATATATGCCAATTGTTATTCTAGTTAATTCAATATGGTTATTTCCTGATTCATTGATCCCTATTCTGATGCTACTCGAtctgatttggttatagctgttcaaTCAGAAACTAgtgttgataattaagtttgaacagattgtAAAATCTGTTTTGGGttggattctgatttttgtattagGGTCAGTATTATTGAGAGTTTATAGGGGGTAGTTTAAGGGTTAGTTTGGGGAAAACAAACTACATGAATACTTGTTTAAGAGCTGCTGAATATTTAAACCTGTTAGTGGACTGATTTGAGACATTCCTAAGTGGGTTTGTGTAAAGATAATAGACAACTAATGGTAGGGTTcactaatatatttgtttaaagaataccGGGGAACAAAAGAAAATGGGGGGGCTTTTAATAAGGAAAAACTTTCTTAGTGGAACTTAAAGTcaaaaaatcagattttagaaaaaattcagatttgaaaaagagaaaaggggtCGAGCACTGAGTTTTAAAAAGGGGGGCAGACTTGTATAAAGAGGGGGGAATCTGGACAGAAATCGGAGAgcaaaaatagagaaaatttGAGGGGAAAGAGAAAACTGgactaaaaatctgaaaaaaaaagatactggaaaagagagagagaaaaaaaaaattagaaagtaAGAATCAAAACTTTTACATTAAGAGTTAGAGTGTTGAGTTGGAATTTTTGCACTAAGAGCTGTCGGACTGTTTTTCTTGAAGTATTTGAAAATCCGAAACTCTTGTTTCCTTGGATCTGTTTGTATTTCATTTTGGTATTGCTGGGGTTTTCAGCTTGGTTTGAGCTGGGTTTAACTGATTGTTGTTATACTGCCTGGTGCTGATTGTCACTGTTGATAGCTACTGGTCTGCTGattttcactttctttttctgtttctaCTACCATGTACATTTTCGAATCATTGTGACGCGGCTGTTATAGTGAAAAGAAATGTTCTAAGTAGTCAAGTAGTTAAATTATATTTGCATGTCTAATAGTCACATGATAGGCAGATGTACAATCTATCTTTGTAATTCAAATTAAGAATATGGACGATGGAATTTATATTCGGCTAGAATAGTTTGCTTTAATTATAAACTGTAATTTGTAAACTATTAATAGTTCTCCAGTGTATGTTAATTAGAATGCTATTTCATTTCGAAATAAGTATATTGAGTTGTTGGAATTAAACAAGTTTAGGTAATCCTAATTGGAGCAGTATCGATCTGAAATAACAAGTTAATCATGAACCTGCCGATAAACGTAGTTAAGGTATAAAATCGGACTAATTgtgtgaattaggtattaaggttTGGTTCAGACAGCTcgtttgtttaaaagggggaTTTGTTTGGTTTGAAGGGGTAAGTGTTTGAATATGTTTAGTTCTGCTGGTTTTAGGCAGAAATAAAAGGCCATTAATTTTGTAGAATTTGTAGGCTTGACGTATCCAAAGCACGATTCAATGTAGAAAGGATAAGAACCTTAATCTGATAGGTTATCCAAATTAACGAGTTAGCTTCAACAAACTTTTGTAAGCACCAGTAATTAAGGTGGgtttagtttcaaatagttgaaaAGCATTTAGTCCCAATGAATCAATTcgtctaacaatgcgagtttaatctagctataggttagttagtttcttttgaatatgTTATTTGTCGATGtcatattttatttataatttcaattttagtaatctTCTCTTCCAATAACATTGGTCATAATCTAGCAATTAATATGTTACGtctttagcatgtaattaactaggattattttcttttattttagagaccaactttaatagaaatgtagtcactttaggatatccttaaaataaataagatgtgCCTCGCCAAAAATAAGTCGCAATtcgtggggccctcaataattgtttttataaaatacttagatttcagGATAGACCGTTTAACGAGTTTCACAGTCTCTTCTAAAATAATAATGCGATAAGCTCTTTTAGGCGCGTGTTAATAATTTTACCatccttaaattcgggtgtgcatttcatgtaacccaaatccaagtcccaaaacattgaataaaatgtgttccggattacgggtgcatttcatgtggcgcaatccaaagacatgttttaaacgatgttcacattttttaaaataaaaataataaaagcagttAAGAGTTAAAATTCGCATATAAGCTTTCAattgttaaaaatcagataaaataagccaaatataacagttgagcgaccgtgctagaaccacggaattcgggaatgcctaacaccttctcccgggttaacagaattccttatccggatttctggttcgcggactgtaatacagagtcattcttttcctcgattcgggattaaattggtgacttgggacaccctaaatctcccaagtggcgactctgaaataaataaacaaatcccgtttcgattgtcctttaattggaaaaactccttgtaccctcgcgggggcggaaaaaggaggtgtgacaagcatgataatgtgatagcgaggaTTTTCAAGGTTCAACATATTCATTGCAGTTAATATGGCTATTTTATTCACCAAATCTCTgccgacgtcaaccttcaagaagatggtgcacaagattagAATGCAAAAActtaaagatgtgaattgatgctctcatcaggggagttaatacgcgttgtactctttttttcttacaaggttttgtcccactgggttttcattgcaaggtttttaacgaggcaaccaatcTAAACATGTGTAcgctttttccttcactagattTTTTTTCCACTGGGTTTAATTTTAGTTAAagttttaacgagacacattatctgttgaatagacattcaaggggagtgttataaatagtattttatttatggtgaatgcctatattttagagagattttagggtttgttacttggtggctaagtcacattttccctataaatagagagtTCTATTCTATTGTAATTTATCctaaaattcaataagaattactctctctttctctacaatattcttcttcttcttttattgttttataacaagAATATATTTATAAGTTTAACATAAATATTGAATGCATAAGACCCGTTTAAAAGAAAATGTTGATTTTGTGCCAAAACTAAGACGTATGCAGAAAACCGTTGAaacaaaaaataaggaaaagcgtTCAAAGTCAATTAAAAGGAAATAAATAGACTACCTTTTCCTCAATTTTCAAACAAAGGTGCGTTACTTGAcgtgttttcttttcttttactctCCGCCAATTCAAGACTTCTCAAAGTACTTTCTCATCTAAAGCAAAATGTCCGACGGAGGATTAACGGTTTTGGACGGATCACAGCTGAGAGCCGTCAGCCTATCGTTACCGTCATCGGACGGCAGCTCAGTCACCGGAGCTCAGCTTCTCGATTTCGCTGAATCCAAAGTCTCAGAGTCGCTCTTCGGCTTCTCATTGCCGGATACTCTCAAGTCCGCCGCTCTCAAACGCCTCAGCGTCGCCGATGACCTTAATTTCCGCCGTGAACAGCTCGATCGTGAAAATGCCTCGATCATTCTCCGAAATTACGTCGCTGCCATTGCAGACGAACTCCAAGGTAAGTGTTTTGACTTGTTCAGAAGTACTAATATTTGTGCCGTACGTATTAGTTTAACGTATTTACTAATATATTATTCTAGCATGAAATTATTGGTAATTGATATAAATTAGAACACTGAAGAGAAAATTTTGAACTAGTCATCTTTGCTCTAATAATTCCTTGATCTATTTAAGCTGATAAATTTCCTTAACTCAGTAAGATTAAAAACTAATTctttcacatagcaaataatatCTAAGAATTCTTActtatcaaaaaaaataaaaaattggaacGGTTGCCTCATGGACATATCTAAAAAAGGTCTTTTTGATAGGTAATGCTATATCAATATAACTGATGTCTGGTATAGTGATCTACATGTTGTGATGAAAATTTAAAAGCTACATTTTCACCTTCTCGAACTTGTTATGCATTTGGCATTTTCAAAATTGCAGTTTCTTATACTGCACAAAAGCTGTAAACAGGATTCAATGCTCTCAGTTCTCTCACATACGGAATTGGTGAGCTGATGGTCTCACTGAAGCCCCCAGTTAATAATTATGAGGGAAATGGTGctgttgttattttgttacttgaAGGTTTAGGAGATGCTTTTAAAAACATTCACTTCACAACTCTTTTGCAGTAACAGCCTCCCACTGCTACAAGCTAGCTTCCAGTGTGATGCATCCTAATATAATTGATGCTTCTGTAAGAATGACTAATTTGTTACACTCTCGCTTCAATATTCCAAATACTACTTGAGACAGATTGATGGCATGTCTTGCAAACATGTTCTAGAAATTGGTTTTTGGTGCATTCCTTTGCGCTAGGACTACCTAAACTCTGAATGAAAGATAAGCTAaactttcaagtatttgaactTTTATAAAGCTGCTGTCTTTGGAGACTGTAAGTCAATTAGCTGTTAAAAGAACTAAGTACTTCGGTTATTGAACTAAATGTTGCAGTTTGAAAAAGCAGATGATGTATTTAATGGCCTTGCAATTGCAAGATGGACAATAGACATACTCAAACCATGACTACATGAACTTCATGTTGTTTCAAATTGGCTGTGTATGCTATAggtgtcttttgtttgcttctatGCTGGTTTAGATATTTAAGTGCAATGCTTGACTTTCTGTTCATTCGATCGGGGAACCGGTTTCATTAGATGAAACGAAAAGCATACTGATTTCGTATTTGCACGTTCAGATGATCCTATAGTCATTGCAATTTTGGATGGGAAAACTCTTTGTATGTTTTTGGAAGATGAAGACGACTTTGCCATGTTGGCTGAGAATCTTTTCACTGATTTAGACACAGAAGATAGAGGAAAGATCAGAAGAAATCAAATACGGGATGCTCTCATTCATATGGGTGTTGAAATGGGAATTCCTCCTCTTTCAGGTTTGCTCCCAGCCTTCCCTTCTCCCGAATAAAGAGCACCAAAACGCTGGTTTTTCTGTTGCATCGCTGGATACTTTTAAATGTGTTTAAATGATGAAGCTTTACTCAAAAACCTTTTTTTTCTTATGTAACATCATTTGATATTATTTCCTCTCTGCATTTGCAAAATTCTGCAAATATTATTTGTTAGGAGAAAATGCAGCAGATACCCCTTAACATTTACACTTTGACTTTGTGCTCCttaacttttttatttttatggaaGGTAAACGCTTTGACATTATAGGGTGCAGAGTTGATGAGCGACTAAGGCACGTAATTTAGTTACCAGTACGTGCAGTAGAGGTAGTTGGAAACTCTTTTTACTCTCTTAAAGTTCAAAAGCTCATAATCTGTACCAGAAACCAGAATGGTCTGATCCCGGATTGTGCGTTTTGGGCTACATTAGCATTGCAAGACTGAGGTTCGGTAGATCCCAGCATGTCTCCCTGTCATGTTCATTTTACCAGACATGATACACCTAAGTTGGTTCCTTAAGAATGGCCTCATCCTTCTCAATCCTTGCCGTAGAAATTCCTCTATTAGCCAGCTGGGAGGCCGGGACAAAGGGCTTCACATTAAGAAGCTCAGGGTTCAACGCTAGCTGTGAGGAAACAGAATAAATATACATagatatcctccaaaatttgataCGATAGACTCAACGAGAATCTGATTCTTCAGCCAGGTAAAATATAGTCGAATGGATAAAAGACATGGAATCATAAAGAGTCTTTCACTTTGTTACTTCCACTCTTCATTGTTTTTGATGAACGACATGACTTTAACCGCTTTCTTTCTCTTTCAACACGCTGTACATGTGGACATCCCAGAATCCCCTGGTTGAGTTTCACAAATACACCAATTGCCTGTAGTACCAGTGTACCACTGAATGCTATGTTATGTCTTTGTTGCGCTCCATGTTCTCTAGCAGGTCTGCATTTGATAGCAATTTTCAATTTCCGTTCTACTGCACAAATGGGCATTAACTTTCTCTTCTATTTGGCTTCTTGAATGTCGTATTCTTAATATAGTGGTGATCATTATAAAATATAACCTCAACTATGAGCCAGAGCTCCACAGCATCTGCACACTAGCAACTTTAGAAATACGGAGTTCTCGCTCTTTATTGGTGTTTAGGTGTGGAATTTGGAGATTTTAACTAGATAAATAGATCTGATTGCTGAAAAACCCTAAGGACTTACTGGAAAATATTACTAACATAATAATGTTGACATGAAGACTGGACTTGTTGACTGGATGTATCTCTGTGATAGAATGACACATGGAAGTAGACTGACTGAACTGGACACACTGGCTAGCCTACGTTTTTGTTGGCGATCTGACAGAGTTATTATGTCGCTAACGTGGCTCACACGTTGTAGTGACAGAGACAAGCTTTGGCATGTGGAATTATGTGTCTGCTAGTGGCAGTAACAGCACATTTGACAGTGAAACTGAGTGCGATTTGGAATGCTGTATTTGTCTCGTCAAGATGAAGCTCTAAGTGTTGTTGGTTGGCCAATTTGGCTACAGGATTGACACGAACCTTGAGGCAGTAAATAGATAGACAGTAGATAGATTTTCTACTGGACAATTTATTATGATCATCTCATGATACACACACACATCTTACACTGGACATTCTCTTATGATTACCTCATGATTGTCTTGTTTATCAGAATCATCGTATAGTGGACCATTTCTTGTATTGTTTTTCTAATTCAGAATCTATAATCTTGGTCGTAGCTTGCAGTTCAATCAAATATTATCGACAGTTTATTTCTGTGCTAAGTCCTAGCTTTGGTATTGAGCAGAGTTTCCTATACTAAGTGACATTTTAAAGAGGCATGGAGCTGAAGGAGAGGACGAACTGGGGCAAGCCCAATTTGCACATTTACTTCAGCCTGTGCTTCAGGAGCTGGCAGATGCTCTTGCTAAGAACCCTGTGGTTGTAGTGCAGAAAATCAAGATCAATAATGGTTCCAAATTAAGAAAGGTAGCTACTTCCC
Proteins encoded in this window:
- the LOC104217073 gene encoding uncharacterized protein isoform X1; this translates as MSDGGLTVLDGSQLRAVSLSLPSSDGSSVTGAQLLDFAESKVSESLFGFSLPDTLKSAALKRLSVADDLNFRREQLDRENASIILRNYVAAIADELQDDPIVIAILDGKTLCMFLEDEDDFAMLAENLFTDLDTEDRGKIRRNQIRDALIHMGVEMGIPPLSEFPILSDILKRHGAEGEDELGQAQFAHLLQPVLQELADALAKNPVVVVQKIKINNGSKLRKVLADEKQLSETVEKIMQEKQDEKDSLSNKDVIRCYLEKNGASLGLPPLKNDEVVILLYDIVLGDIENGKTDAASDKDEILVFLKDILEKFAAQLEVNPTFHDLDN
- the LOC104217073 gene encoding uncharacterized protein isoform X2 translates to MSDGGLTVLDGSQLRAVSLSLPSSDGSSVTGAQLLDFAESKVSESLFGFSLPDTLKSAALKRLSVADDLNFRREQLDRENASIILRNYVAAIADELQDTEDRGKIRRNQIRDALIHMGVEMGIPPLSEFPILSDILKRHGAEGEDELGQAQFAHLLQPVLQELADALAKNPVVVVQKIKINNGSKLRKVLADEKQLSETVEKIMQEKQDEKDSLSNKDVIRCYLEKNGASLGLPPLKNDEVVILLYDIVLGDIENGKTDAASDKDEILVFLKDILEKFAAQLEVNPTFHDLDN